Proteins co-encoded in one Nicotiana sylvestris chromosome 7, ASM39365v2, whole genome shotgun sequence genomic window:
- the LOC104223272 gene encoding cysteine proteinase inhibitor 6-like, translating to MAFKINSFLLMALSIVVIASIFCHVSAANAGRKLLDSSDLVSNTPAPSSLLGNWQPITDAKDPKVVLIGEFAVNTYNEISNSFPLTFESVLGGQFQVVNGITYKLVISARQNVTVTTTSYLAVVNDHSGDNVKTLISFGKFA from the coding sequence ATGGCTTTCAAAATCAATTCTTTCCTTCTTATGGCTCTTTCAATAGTAGTCATTGCTTCCATCTTTTGCCATGTTTCTGCCGCAAATGCCGGTCGAAAGTTACTGGATTCATCCGATCTTGTATCGAATACTCCAGCTCCGTCCTCGTTACTTGGTAATTGGCAGCCAATAACAGATGCAAAGGACCCTAAAGTGGTATTAATTGGTGAATTTGCAGTAAATACATACAACGAAATATCAAATAGTTTTCCTTTGACATTTGAGAGTGTGTTAGGTGGGCAATTTCAAGTTGTTAATGGCATTACCTATAAACTGGTTATATCTGCAAGACAAAATGTCACAGTCACAACTACTAGCTATTTGGCTGTTGTCAACGATCATTCCGGTGACAATGTTAAAACACTCATTTCCTTCGGAAAGTTTGCTTAA